The following is a genomic window from Chlamydia trachomatis A/HAR-13.
CCAATTTCTGACTGTGAGAATATATCATAAATAGACCGGCCTCTAGCGCTGCGAATAGAAAAAGTCTTTGCTATAGCACTATCAAGCCTTCCCTTTATACGCTCAAGCAATAGAAACGGAGATCTACGCAATGGATTTTCATTGTACTCATTAAACGAGCGGAAAATGAAATTGCTCAAATTTTCTTCAGCGCTACACACGCTCAAATCATCGAGGAAAACCGTATGAGAAACGGATCTAAGCTTGTCATTTGATAAAGCATCATGCAACATTAACCCGAGATACGATTTGTCCATATCTTTGATACGACGCCGCAAAAGCTCTTCCCAAGCCGAGTCTACAGTTATAGGTAATCCATTGTCTTTTAAGTATTTAAATACTATGAATATGTTTTTATGATGGGAACACTTAAACTCATAATTAGCAAGCTGCCTCAGAATATACTCAGTAGAGTCTTCAAATATCAGAGCTTTACCTAACAACGCATACTCGATATCTTGCATGCGATTTTCTATTTCGGAACGAGTTTTCATGTTTATATAAAAAAATACCGAGCGTGCTATCCTGTTAACAACCTGATTATTTCACTAATCAGGACATTTTGCGGATAGGTTATATCACGAGGGATTTCATGGGTAAAGGGATTTTATCTTTGCAGCAAGAAATGTCGTTAGAATATAGCGAAAAGTCTTATCAGGAAGTTTTAAAAATTCGCCAAGAATCCTATTGGAAACGCATGAAAAGCTTCTCCTTATTCGAAGTTATTATGCATTGGACCGCATCACTCAACAAACATACTTGTAGATCATATCGAGGATCTTTTTTGTCTTTAGAAAAGATTGGTCTATTGTCTTTGGATATGAATCTGCAAGAGTTTTCCCTTTTAAATCATAATCTAATCCTAGATGCGATTAAAAAAGTTTCCTCTGCCAAGACTTCTTGGACCGAAGGTACTAAACAAGTTCGAGCAGCAAGCTATATTTCCTTAACAAGATTCCTAAACAGGATGACTCAAGGAATAGTCGCTATAGCGCAACCTTCTAAACAAGAAAATAGTCGAACATTTTTTAAAACCAGGGAAATAGTAAAAACGGATGCGATGAACAGTTTGCAAACAGCATCCTTCCTAAAAGAGCTAAAAAAAATCAACGCCCGGGATTGGTTGATCGCCCAGACAATGCTCCAAGGAGGTAAACGCTCCTCTGAAGTCTTAAGCTTGGAGATTAGTCAGATTTGTTTCCAACAAGCTACCATTTCTTTCTCCCAGCTTAAGAACCGTCAGACAGAAAAGAGGATTATTATAACTTATCCTCAGAAGTTTATGCACTTTCTACAAGAGTACATCGGTCAACGAAGAGGTTTTGTCTTCGTAACTCGCTCCGGAAAAATGGTGGGGTTAAGGCAAATCGCCCGCACGTTCTCTCAAGCAGGACTACAAGCTGCAATCCCTTTTAAGATAACCCCGCACGTGCTTC
Proteins encoded in this region:
- a CDS encoding site-specific integrase; the encoded protein is MGKGILSLQQEMSLEYSEKSYQEVLKIRQESYWKRMKSFSLFEVIMHWTASLNKHTCRSYRGSFLSLEKIGLLSLDMNLQEFSLLNHNLILDAIKKVSSAKTSWTEGTKQVRAASYISLTRFLNRMTQGIVAIAQPSKQENSRTFFKTREIVKTDAMNSLQTASFLKELKKINARDWLIAQTMLQGGKRSSEVLSLEISQICFQQATISFSQLKNRQTEKRIIITYPQKFMHFLQEYIGQRRGFVFVTRSGKMVGLRQIARTFSQAGLQAAIPFKITPHVLRATAVTEYKRLGCSDSDIMKVTGHATAKMIFAYDKSSREDNASKKMALI